One genomic region from Rosa rugosa chromosome 1, drRosRugo1.1, whole genome shotgun sequence encodes:
- the LOC133733670 gene encoding lysine--tRNA ligase-like — translation MIAGGAAARPFVTYHNDLNMKLFMRIAPELYPKQLVVGGLDRVYEIGKQFRNEGIDLTHNPEFTTCELYMAYADYNDLMTMHDRGNVEWDGQGNYRRVQTRLLDKLVGHFLEETCVNPAFIINHPEIMSPLAKWHRSKPGLTERLELFINKHEVCNAYTELNDPVVQRQRFAGQLKDRQSGDDEAMALDETFCTALEYGLPPTGGWGLGVDRLCMLLTDSQNIKEVLLFPAMKPQDDQPPAKPTTAGA, via the exons ATGATTGCTGGTGGTGCAGCTGCCCGTCCGTTTGTCACTTATCATAATGATCTTAACATGAAGCTTTTCATGCGGATTGCACCCGAACTCTATCCCAAGCAGCTAGTTGTTGGTGGACTGGACCGTGTATATGAGATTGGAAAGCAATTCAGAAATGAGGGTATTGATTTGACACATAATCCTGAGTTCACCACATGTGAACTTTACATGGCCTATGCTGATTACAATGACTTGATGACGATGCATGACCGAGGAAATGTTGAGTGGGATGGTCAAGGAAATTACCGGAGGGTACAAA CTCGTTTGTTGGACAAGCTTGTGGGCCACTTTTTAGAGGAGACGTGTGTAAATCCAGCTTTCATAATCAACCATCCTGAGATAATGAGTCCGTTAGCCAAGTGGCATAGATCAAAGCCTGGCCTGACTGAACGGTTGGAGTTGTTTATCAATAAACATGAAGTTTGCAATGCATACACTGAATTGAATGATCCTGTAGTACAACGCCAACGGTTTGCTGGTCAGCTCAAGGATCGACAGTCGGGTGATGATGAAGCAATGGCTCTGGATGAAACATTTTGTACTGCTCTCGAGTATGGGTTACCTCCTACTGGTGGCTGGGGTTTGGGTGTTGACCGCCTATGTATGTTGTTAACTGACTCACAGAATATTAAAGAAGTGCTTCTCTTCCCAGCCATGAAACCACAAGATGATCAACCTCCTGCAAAACCAACAACTGCAGGTGCTTAG
- the LOC133745818 gene encoding phragmoplastin DRP1E-like — protein MWKQKPILQQLQWFFSSSGLSFLLGDRNSAVGAGRLGSHDSHSPPLLRRSLCTTQPRHTSLSLSLPPSLMGSPSVSHFVNLTLVDLPGLTKVSVEGQPDSIVQDIENMVCSYIEKPNSIISAISPANQDLATSDAIKIPCEVDPTGYYCGSEKLMLGVEVKKVLVRLCFPWPILDP, from the exons ATGTGGAAGCAAAAGCCTATCCTCCAGCAATTGCAGTGG TTTTTTAGCAGCTCAGGTCTAAGTTTTCTGTTGGGAGATCGAAACTCTGCAGTAGGCGCTGGGCGGCTGGGCAGTCATGATAGTCACTCTCCGCCTCTCCTTCGTCGCTCTCTCTGCACCACGCAACCGCGccacacctctctctctctttccctccctccctccttgATGGGATCTCCCTCAGTCTCTCACT TTGTCAACTTGACACTTGTTGATCTTCCTGGGCTTACAAAAGTTTCTGTTG AGGGTCAGCCCGATAGTATTGTGCAGGACATTGAAAATATGGTTTGCTCCTACATTGAGAAG CCCAACAGTATAATTTCAGCAATTTCACCTGCTAATCAAGATCTTGCTACATCTGATGCAATTAAAATCCCTTGTGAAGTGGATCCAACAG GCTATTATTGCGGTTCCGAGAAACTGATGCTGGGAGTGGAGGTTAAAAAAGTTTTAGTGCGTCTCTGCTTCCCGTGGCCAATCCTAGATCCCTGA